A DNA window from Niabella yanshanensis contains the following coding sequences:
- a CDS encoding GIY-YIG nuclease family protein has product MYYAYILKGKDNRYYYGSCQDLEKRLATHNQGKVKSTKYRRPLVVHYFEKFATRSEAFRREMFFKSIDGYLWLRSQEII; this is encoded by the coding sequence ATGTATTACGCCTACATACTGAAAGGAAAAGATAACCGTTATTATTATGGTAGCTGCCAGGATTTAGAAAAGCGCTTAGCTACTCATAACCAGGGAAAAGTAAAATCTACGAAGTATAGACGCCCTTTGGTCGTACATTATTTTGAAAAATTTGCTACAAGATCTGAGGCCTTTAGGCGAGAAATGTTTTTTAAGTCGATAGATGGTTATTTGTGGTTAAGAAGTCAGGAAATCATTTAG